Proteins encoded by one window of Arabidopsis thaliana chromosome 2, partial sequence:
- a CDS encoding Defensin-like (DEFL) family protein (Defensin-like (DEFL) family protein; LOCATED IN: endomembrane system; Has 35333 Blast hits to 34131 proteins in 2444 species: Archae - 798; Bacteria - 22429; Metazoa - 974; Fungi - 991; Plants - 531; Viruses - 0; Other Eukaryotes - 9610 (source: NCBI BLink).) has protein sequence MAKLIVNFSALLMIILLVSNGLPKAVAQTCFKGEAQEGVCVKVDGSKLCDLLCRATNTTWFGACEVEDNETHCHCYGPC, from the exons atgGCAAAGCTCATAGTTAACTTCTCTGCTCTCTTGATGATCATCTTGTTGGTTTCTAATG GACTCCCAAAGGCGGTAGCCCAAACATGCTTTAAAGGTGAAGCTCAAGAGGGTGTGTGTGTTAAAGTTGACGGCTCAAAATTGTGTGACCTTCTTTGCAGGGCAACCAACACAACTTGGTTTGGGGCATGTGAAGTGGAAGACAACGAGACGCACTGTCACTGCTACGGACCTTGTTAA
- a CDS encoding Iron-sulfur cluster biosynthesis family protein (Iron-sulphur cluster biosynthesis family protein; FUNCTIONS IN: iron-sulfur cluster binding, structural molecule activity; INVOLVED IN: iron-sulfur cluster assembly; LOCATED IN: mitochondrion; CONTAINS InterPro DOMAIN/s: FeS cluster biogenesis (InterPro:IPR000361), FeS cluster insertion (InterPro:IPR016092); BEST Arabidopsis thaliana protein match is: Iron-sulphur cluster biosynthesis family protein (TAIR:AT2G16710.1); Has 10042 Blast hits to 10041 proteins in 1822 species: Archae - 43; Bacteria - 5814; Metazoa - 244; Fungi - 187; Plants - 169; Viruses - 0; Other Eukaryotes - 3585 (source: NCBI BLink).) has protein sequence MRKQVLALSDTAAARIRQLLQHQQKPFLRLAVEAKGCNGLSYVLNYAQEKGKFDEVVEEKGVKILVDPKAVMHVIGTEMDFVDDKLRSEFVFVNPNATKCGCGESFTTT, from the exons ATGAGAAAGCAAGTATTAGCATTGAGTGACACGGCGGCTGCGAGGATTCGCCAACTTCTGCAGCATCAGCAAAAACCTTTCCTCCGCCTTGCTGTTGAAGCCAAAGGATGCAATGGCCTATCTTACGTCCTCAATTACGCCC AGGAGAAAGGGAAGTTTGATGAGGTGGTCGAGGAGAAAGGTGTAAAGATCCTTGTGGATCCAAAGGCGGTGATGCATGTGATTGGGACAGAGATGGATTTCGTGGACGATAAGCTTAG GTCTGAGTTTGTGTTCGTCAATCCAAACGCGACAAAGTGTGGATGTGGTGAGTCATTCACGACAACATGA
- the ABI5 gene encoding Basic-leucine zipper (bZIP) transcription factor family protein, with the protein MVTRETKLTSEREVESSMAQARHNGGGGGENHPFTSLGRQSSIYSLTLDEFQHALCENGKNFGSMNMDEFLVSIWNAEENNNNQQQAAAAAGSHSVPANHNGFNNNNNNGGEGGVGVFSGGSRGNEDANNKRGIANESSLPRQGSLTLPAPLCRKTVDEVWSEIHRGGGSGNGGDSNGRSSSSNGQNNAQNGGETAARQPTFGEMTLEDFLVKAGVVREHPTNPKPNPNPNQNQNPSSVIPAAAQQQLYGVFQGTGDPSFPGQAMGVGDPSGYAKRTGGGGYQQAPPVQAGVCYGGGVGFGAGGQQMGMVGPLSPVSSDGLGHGQVDNIGGQYGVDMGGLRGRKRVVDGPVEKVVERRQRRMIKNRESAARSRARKQAYTVELEAELNQLKEENAQLKHALAELERKRKQQYFESLKSRAQPKLPKSNGRLRTLMRNPSCPL; encoded by the exons ATGGTAACTAGAGAAACGAAGTTGACGTCAGAGCGAGAAGTAGAGTCGTCCATGGCGCAAGCGAGACATaatggaggaggtggtggtgagAATCATCCGTTTACTTCTTTGGGAAGACAATCCTCTATCTACTCATTGACCCTTGACGAGTTCCAACATGCTTTATGTGAGAACGGCAAGAACTTTGGGTCCATGAACATGGACGAGTTTCTTGTCTCTATTTGGAACGCAGAGGAGAATAATAACAATCAACAACAAGCAGCAGCAGCTGCAGGTTCACATTCTGTTCCGGCTAATCACAATGgtttcaacaacaacaataacaatgGAGGCGAGGGTGGTGTTGGTGTCTTTAGTGGTGGTTCTAGAGGCAACGAAGATGCTAACAATAAGAGAGGGATAGCGAACGAGTCTAGTCTTCCTCGACAAGGCTCTTTGACACTTCCAGCTCCGCTTTGTAGGAAGACTGTTGATGAGGTTTGGTCTGAGATACATAGAGGTGGTGGTAGCGGTAATGGAGGAGACAGCAATGGacgtagtagtagtagtaatgGACAGAACAATGCTCAGAACGGCGGTGAGACTGCGGCTAGACAACCGACTTTTGGAGAGATGACACTTGAGGATTTCTTGGTGAAGGCTGGTGTGGTTAGAGAACATCCCACTAATCCTAAACCTAATCCAAACccgaaccaaaaccaaaacccgTCTAGTGTAATACCCGCAGCTGCACAGCAACAGCTTTATGGTGTGTTTCAAGGAACCGGTGATCCTTCATTCCCGGGTCAAGCTATGGGTGTGGGTGACCCATCAGGTTATGCTAAAAGGACAGGAGGAGGAGGGTATCAGCAGGCGCCACCAGTTCAGGCAGGTGTTTGCTATGGAGGTGGCGTTGGGTTTGGAGCGGGTGGACAGCAAATGGGAATGGTTGGACCGTTAAGCCCGGTGTCTTCAGATGGATTAGGACATGGACAAGTGGATAACATAGGAGGTCAGTATGGAGTAGATATGGGAGGGCTAAGGGGAAGGAAAAGAGTAGTGGATGGTCCAGTGGAGAAAGTAGTGGAGAGAAGACAGAGGAGGATGATCAAGAACCGCGAGTCTGCTGCTAGATCTAGAGCaagaaaacaa GCATATACAGTGGAATTGGAAGCTGAACTTAACCAgttgaaagaagagaatgcGCAGCTAAAACATGCATTG GCGGAGttggagaggaagaggaagcaACAG TATTTTGAGAGTTTGAAGTCAAGGGCACAACCGAAATTGCCGAAATCGAACGGGAGATTGCGGACATTGATGAGGAACCCGAGTTGTCCACTCTAA
- the ABI5 gene encoding Basic-leucine zipper (bZIP) transcription factor family protein: MVTRETKLTSEREVESSMAQARHNGGGGGENHPFTSLGRQSSIYSLTLDEFQHALCENGKNFGSMNMDEFLVSIWNAEENNNNQQQAAAAAGSHSVPANHNGFNNNNNNGGEGGVGVFSGGSRGNEDANNKRGIANESSLPRQGSLTLPAPLCRKTVDEVWSEIHRGGGSGNGGDSNGRSSSSNGQNNAQNGGETAARQPTFGEMTLEDFLVKAGVVREHPTNPKPNPNPNQNQNPSSVIPAAAQQQLYGVFQGTGDPSFPGQAMGVGDPSGYAKRTGGGGYQQAPPVQAGVCYGGGVGFGAGGQQMGMVGPLSPVSSDGLGHGQVDNIGGQYGVDMGGLRGRKRVVDGPVEKVVERRQRRMIKNRESAARSRARKQAYTVELEAELNQLKEENAQLKHALAELERKRKQQVKTPIEFALLRWLQYFGQKKTTKWNCWFMVAVF, translated from the exons ATGGTAACTAGAGAAACGAAGTTGACGTCAGAGCGAGAAGTAGAGTCGTCCATGGCGCAAGCGAGACATaatggaggaggtggtggtgagAATCATCCGTTTACTTCTTTGGGAAGACAATCCTCTATCTACTCATTGACCCTTGACGAGTTCCAACATGCTTTATGTGAGAACGGCAAGAACTTTGGGTCCATGAACATGGACGAGTTTCTTGTCTCTATTTGGAACGCAGAGGAGAATAATAACAATCAACAACAAGCAGCAGCAGCTGCAGGTTCACATTCTGTTCCGGCTAATCACAATGgtttcaacaacaacaataacaatgGAGGCGAGGGTGGTGTTGGTGTCTTTAGTGGTGGTTCTAGAGGCAACGAAGATGCTAACAATAAGAGAGGGATAGCGAACGAGTCTAGTCTTCCTCGACAAGGCTCTTTGACACTTCCAGCTCCGCTTTGTAGGAAGACTGTTGATGAGGTTTGGTCTGAGATACATAGAGGTGGTGGTAGCGGTAATGGAGGAGACAGCAATGGacgtagtagtagtagtaatgGACAGAACAATGCTCAGAACGGCGGTGAGACTGCGGCTAGACAACCGACTTTTGGAGAGATGACACTTGAGGATTTCTTGGTGAAGGCTGGTGTGGTTAGAGAACATCCCACTAATCCTAAACCTAATCCAAACccgaaccaaaaccaaaacccgTCTAGTGTAATACCCGCAGCTGCACAGCAACAGCTTTATGGTGTGTTTCAAGGAACCGGTGATCCTTCATTCCCGGGTCAAGCTATGGGTGTGGGTGACCCATCAGGTTATGCTAAAAGGACAGGAGGAGGAGGGTATCAGCAGGCGCCACCAGTTCAGGCAGGTGTTTGCTATGGAGGTGGCGTTGGGTTTGGAGCGGGTGGACAGCAAATGGGAATGGTTGGACCGTTAAGCCCGGTGTCTTCAGATGGATTAGGACATGGACAAGTGGATAACATAGGAGGTCAGTATGGAGTAGATATGGGAGGGCTAAGGGGAAGGAAAAGAGTAGTGGATGGTCCAGTGGAGAAAGTAGTGGAGAGAAGACAGAGGAGGATGATCAAGAACCGCGAGTCTGCTGCTAGATCTAGAGCaagaaaacaa GCATATACAGTGGAATTGGAAGCTGAACTTAACCAgttgaaagaagagaatgcGCAGCTAAAACATGCATTG GCGGAGttggagaggaagaggaagcaACAGGTAAAGACACCTATTGAGTTTGCATTACTAAGATGGTTGCAGTATTTTGGTCAgaagaaaactacaaaatgGAATTGTTGGTTTATGGTTGCAGTATTTTGA
- a CDS encoding alpha/beta-Hydrolases superfamily protein: MSVLQKLLLLFSVCIATSTYKAIQPPPSKLCGSPDGPSITGPRIKLRDGRQLAYKEHGVPRDEATHKIIVVHGSDSCRHDNAFAALLSPDIKEGLGVYMVSFDRPGYAESDPDPNRTPKSLALDIEELADQLSLGSKFYVIGYSMGGQATWACLKYIPHRLAGVTLVAPVVNYWWKNFPSEISTEAFNQQGRNDQWAVRVAHYAPWLTHWWNSQSWFPGSSVVARNLGMLSKADKEIMFKLGAARSQHEAQIRQQGTHETLHRDMIVGFGTWEFDPMELENLFPNNEGSVHLWQGDDDVLVPVTLQRYIAKKLPWIHYHEIPGAGHLFPFAPGMVNNIVKTLLTNDGVKK; this comes from the exons ATGA GTGTTCTCCAAAAGCTGTTATTACTATTCTCTGTCTGTATAGCTACTTCAACTTATAAAGCAATCCAGCCTCCTCCATCAAAGCTATGTGGCTCTCCTGATGGTCCATCCATCACAGGACCAAGGATTAAGCTAAGAGACGGAAGGCAGTTAGCTTACAAAGAGCATGGAGTTCCTAGAGATGAAGCTACTCATAAAATCATCGTTGTCCATGGATCTGATAGTTGCAGACATGATAATGCTTTCGCAGCTCTACTATCACCG GATATTAAGGAAGGACTAGGTGTGTATATGGTTTCATTTGATAGACCTGGTTATGCAGAGAGTGATCCTGACCCAAACCGTACTCCTAAAAGCTTGGCTTTGGACATTGAAGAGCTTGCTGATCAGTTGAGTCTAGGATCGAAGTTCTATGTCATCGGTTACTCGATGGGAGGACAAGCTACTTGGGCATGCCTTAAATACATTCCTCACAG GTTGGCTGGAGTAACGCTTGTTGCTCCAGTGGTGAACTATTGGTGGAAGAACTTTCCATCAGAGATCTCAACCGAAGCTTTTAACCAACAAGGGAGAAATGACCAATGGGCGGTTCGTGTTGCACACTATGCTCCTTGGCTTACTCATTGGTGGAACTCCCAGAGCTGGTTCCCTGGATCAAGTGTTGTGGCTCGCAATCTCGGTATGTTGTCCAAAGCAGACAAAGAGATCATGTTTAAGCTCGGTGCTGCAAGGAGCCAACATGAG GCACAAATAAGGCAACAAGGAACACACGAGACATTGCACCGTGACATGATTGTTGGATTTGGAACTTGGGAGTTCGATCCAATGGAGCTCGAGAATCTGTTCCCGAACAATGAAGGATCAGTGCACTTGTGGCAGGGAGATGATGATGTGCTTGTCCCTGTGACTCTGCAACGTTACATTGCGAAGAAGCTGCCATGGATCCATTACCATGAGATTCCTGGAGCAGGGCATTTGTTCCCGTTTGCTCCAGGTATGGTTAATAACATTGTTAAAACGCTCTTAACCAATGATGGAGTGAAGAAGTAA
- a CDS encoding alpha/beta-Hydrolases superfamily protein (alpha/beta-Hydrolases superfamily protein; FUNCTIONS IN: hydrolase activity; INVOLVED IN: biological_process unknown; LOCATED IN: endoplasmic reticulum; EXPRESSED IN: 24 plant structures; EXPRESSED DURING: 13 growth stages; CONTAINS InterPro DOMAIN/s: Alpha/beta hydrolase fold-1 (InterPro:IPR000073); BEST Arabidopsis thaliana protein match is: alpha/beta-Hydrolases superfamily protein (TAIR:AT1G74300.1); Has 970 Blast hits to 968 proteins in 224 species: Archae - 20; Bacteria - 476; Metazoa - 0; Fungi - 77; Plants - 313; Viruses - 0; Other Eukaryotes - 84 (source: NCBI BLink).): protein MATGSTTDSARSPSSGVLQKLLLLFSVCIATSTYKAIQPPPSKLCGSPDGPSITGPRIKLRDGRQLAYKEHGVPRDEATHKIIVVHGSDSCRHDNAFAALLSPDIKEGLGVYMVSFDRPGYAESDPDPNRTPKSLALDIEELADQLSLGSKFYVIGYSMGGQATWACLKYIPHRLAGVTLVAPVVNYWWKNFPSEISTEAFNQQGRNDQWAVRVAHYAPWLTHWWNSQSWFPGSSVVARNLGMLSKADKEIMFKLGAARSQHEAQIRQQGTHETLHRDMIVGFGTWEFDPMELENLFPNNEGSVHLWQGDDDVLVPVTLQRYIAKKLPWIHYHEIPGAGHLFPFAPGMVNNIVKTLLTNDGVKK from the exons aTGGCTACTGGATCAACAACCGATTCCGCCAGGTCTCCTTCCTCAG GTGTTCTCCAAAAGCTGTTATTACTATTCTCTGTCTGTATAGCTACTTCAACTTATAAAGCAATCCAGCCTCCTCCATCAAAGCTATGTGGCTCTCCTGATGGTCCATCCATCACAGGACCAAGGATTAAGCTAAGAGACGGAAGGCAGTTAGCTTACAAAGAGCATGGAGTTCCTAGAGATGAAGCTACTCATAAAATCATCGTTGTCCATGGATCTGATAGTTGCAGACATGATAATGCTTTCGCAGCTCTACTATCACCG GATATTAAGGAAGGACTAGGTGTGTATATGGTTTCATTTGATAGACCTGGTTATGCAGAGAGTGATCCTGACCCAAACCGTACTCCTAAAAGCTTGGCTTTGGACATTGAAGAGCTTGCTGATCAGTTGAGTCTAGGATCGAAGTTCTATGTCATCGGTTACTCGATGGGAGGACAAGCTACTTGGGCATGCCTTAAATACATTCCTCACAG GTTGGCTGGAGTAACGCTTGTTGCTCCAGTGGTGAACTATTGGTGGAAGAACTTTCCATCAGAGATCTCAACCGAAGCTTTTAACCAACAAGGGAGAAATGACCAATGGGCGGTTCGTGTTGCACACTATGCTCCTTGGCTTACTCATTGGTGGAACTCCCAGAGCTGGTTCCCTGGATCAAGTGTTGTGGCTCGCAATCTCGGTATGTTGTCCAAAGCAGACAAAGAGATCATGTTTAAGCTCGGTGCTGCAAGGAGCCAACATGAG GCACAAATAAGGCAACAAGGAACACACGAGACATTGCACCGTGACATGATTGTTGGATTTGGAACTTGGGAGTTCGATCCAATGGAGCTCGAGAATCTGTTCCCGAACAATGAAGGATCAGTGCACTTGTGGCAGGGAGATGATGATGTGCTTGTCCCTGTGACTCTGCAACGTTACATTGCGAAGAAGCTGCCATGGATCCATTACCATGAGATTCCTGGAGCAGGGCATTTGTTCCCGTTTGCTCCAGGTATGGTTAATAACATTGTTAAAACGCTCTTAACCAATGATGGAGTGAAGAAGTAA